A window of Blastocatellia bacterium contains these coding sequences:
- a CDS encoding CusA/CzcA family heavy metal efflux RND transporter produces MLNALFEFSLRNRFLVVVFAGVIIAAGVYAMQRLPIDAVPDVTPNQVQILTNSPGLGPVEVEKFITFPVETAMSGLPGIKLIRSVSRFGLSAVTVYFEEGMDIYFCRRLVMERLPRAQQAIPPGFGHPEMGPISTGLGEIFQFEVRGQGYSLMQLRTILDWDIAFKLRSVPGVVEVNSYGGELQTYEVVLDPAKLVAYNIPIGRVFQALERNNSNTGGGYIVHAQEQYLVRGEGLVQTLEDLNNIVVSTGHDGTPIYIRNIAETRFEPMVRQGAVTRDERGEVVTGVVLMLIGENSRVVVNRIKAKLEEIRPSLPPGVTVDPYYDRSDLVRDTIKTVITNLSEGALLVIAVLFLLLGNLRAGLIVASVIPLSMLVALTGMLAAGISGNLMSLGAIDFGLIVDGAVVMVENIMRHLAERRKDVGRRPTPEEFRPLILQSGREVLRPIFFAVGIIIIVYLPILTLQGVEGKMFRPMALTVIFALVAALILAFTVAPVFASIFLGHGVSAEETRLIRWAKRIYHPVLLRTFRHPIITGAVAAVLFAVSLAVAAFLGGEFIPKLDEGAVAVQAWRYPSVSLEESVKSTTRIGQVLRQFPEVATIVPRTGRPEIATDYVGVEVSDIYIILKPRSEWKTAHTKDDLIEAFDRALRAAVPGTVFSYSQPIELRVQEMIAGVRSDIAITIFGEDMDVLKRLGDQVAQVVSRVPGAADTKAEQVAGMPYLRVIVNRQAIARYGINATDVLETVEAVGGRVAGQVVKGNQRFFIQVRFRPEDRTNFDRIKEIRVADSAGRQIPLNQLADIRIETGLAQISRENIHRRLAVETNVRGRDLASFVADAQRAVAAQVPLPKGYWIEWGGQFEQLQEASTRLSIVVPIALFLIFVLLYSTFNAARPAILIFLNVPLAATGGIFALAVRGMPFSISAGVGFIALFGVAVLNGVVLMSYVLDLQKKGLSREEAATQGALIRLRPVLMTALVASLGFVPMALSTSAGAEVQRPLATVVIGGLVTSTALTLLVLPTLYVCEERFQEAWLQRKKKGEEVPEASIQKA; encoded by the coding sequence ATGCTGAACGCGCTCTTTGAATTTTCGTTGCGGAACCGATTTCTGGTGGTGGTCTTTGCCGGGGTGATCATCGCTGCCGGCGTCTATGCGATGCAAAGGTTGCCGATCGATGCTGTGCCGGACGTGACGCCGAACCAAGTGCAGATTCTCACCAACTCGCCTGGCTTGGGTCCCGTGGAGGTCGAGAAATTCATCACCTTTCCAGTCGAAACCGCCATGTCCGGTTTGCCGGGCATTAAATTGATCCGCTCGGTGTCCCGTTTTGGGCTCTCCGCCGTGACCGTGTACTTTGAGGAAGGCATGGACATCTATTTCTGCCGCCGACTGGTGATGGAGCGGCTGCCGCGGGCCCAGCAAGCGATTCCTCCGGGATTCGGCCATCCGGAGATGGGACCCATTTCAACCGGCTTAGGCGAGATCTTCCAGTTCGAGGTGAGGGGCCAGGGCTACTCCCTCATGCAGCTGCGCACCATCTTGGATTGGGACATCGCCTTCAAGTTGCGTTCAGTCCCTGGCGTGGTTGAGGTCAACAGCTATGGGGGAGAGCTGCAAACGTACGAAGTGGTGCTCGATCCCGCGAAACTGGTCGCTTACAACATTCCGATTGGCCGCGTGTTTCAGGCCCTCGAACGCAATAACAGCAATACAGGCGGCGGGTACATCGTGCACGCGCAAGAGCAGTACCTCGTCCGTGGCGAGGGATTGGTGCAGACCCTGGAGGACCTGAACAACATTGTGGTGAGCACGGGGCACGACGGAACCCCGATCTATATTCGCAACATTGCCGAGACCCGCTTTGAGCCGATGGTGCGTCAGGGAGCGGTCACGCGTGACGAGCGCGGCGAAGTCGTGACCGGGGTTGTATTAATGCTCATCGGGGAAAATTCGCGCGTTGTGGTGAACCGGATCAAGGCGAAGCTCGAGGAGATCCGGCCGTCCCTGCCGCCGGGCGTGACGGTGGATCCGTACTATGACCGAAGCGACCTGGTGCGCGACACGATCAAGACCGTGATCACCAATTTGAGCGAGGGCGCGTTGCTCGTCATCGCCGTGCTGTTTCTTCTGCTCGGCAATCTTCGCGCCGGGCTCATCGTGGCGTCCGTGATCCCGCTCTCGATGTTGGTCGCGCTCACCGGCATGCTGGCCGCCGGCATTTCCGGCAACCTCATGAGCCTCGGGGCCATCGATTTCGGCCTCATCGTCGATGGCGCCGTCGTCATGGTTGAAAATATCATGCGACATCTGGCGGAGCGCCGAAAGGACGTGGGACGCCGGCCGACCCCCGAGGAGTTTCGGCCACTCATCCTGCAATCCGGCCGTGAAGTGCTCCGTCCAATTTTCTTTGCCGTCGGCATTATCATTATCGTCTATCTCCCGATTCTGACCCTGCAAGGCGTCGAGGGGAAAATGTTTCGCCCGATGGCGTTGACCGTCATCTTTGCTCTCGTCGCCGCCCTGATTCTCGCGTTCACGGTCGCCCCCGTCTTCGCCAGCATCTTCCTAGGCCATGGCGTCAGCGCAGAGGAAACGCGCCTTATTCGCTGGGCCAAAAGGATCTACCACCCGGTGCTACTGCGAACGTTCCGGCACCCGATCATCACAGGAGCGGTCGCCGCCGTTCTCTTTGCCGTCAGCTTAGCTGTGGCAGCCTTCTTGGGCGGCGAGTTTATCCCCAAATTGGACGAAGGGGCGGTCGCCGTCCAAGCGTGGCGGTACCCCAGCGTGTCCTTAGAGGAATCCGTGAAGAGTACGACGAGGATCGGGCAGGTGTTGCGCCAATTTCCTGAAGTCGCCACGATCGTCCCTCGAACCGGCCGCCCGGAGATTGCCACGGACTATGTCGGCGTGGAAGTCAGCGACATCTATATCATCTTGAAGCCCAGGTCGGAATGGAAGACGGCGCACACGAAAGACGACCTGATTGAGGCCTTCGACCGAGCGTTAAGGGCGGCAGTGCCCGGCACCGTCTTCAGTTATTCGCAGCCCATTGAGTTGCGGGTGCAGGAAATGATTGCGGGAGTACGCTCCGACATCGCCATCACGATTTTCGGCGAGGATATGGACGTGCTCAAACGGCTGGGCGATCAGGTCGCGCAAGTCGTCTCCCGAGTTCCAGGAGCCGCAGACACCAAGGCAGAGCAAGTCGCCGGCATGCCGTATCTTCGGGTGATCGTGAACCGCCAGGCCATCGCTCGCTATGGCATCAATGCAACGGACGTTTTGGAGACGGTTGAAGCCGTGGGGGGACGGGTCGCCGGGCAAGTCGTCAAAGGCAACCAACGCTTTTTCATTCAAGTGCGCTTCAGGCCCGAAGACCGGACCAACTTTGACCGGATCAAGGAAATCCGGGTCGCCGATTCCGCCGGCCGGCAAATCCCCCTCAATCAACTGGCCGACATTCGAATCGAGACGGGTTTGGCGCAGATCAGCCGGGAAAACATTCATCGGCGCCTCGCTGTCGAGACCAATGTCCGAGGTCGGGATTTGGCGAGCTTCGTGGCCGACGCCCAGCGCGCGGTCGCGGCCCAGGTCCCCTTACCAAAAGGCTATTGGATCGAGTGGGGTGGACAGTTTGAGCAATTACAGGAGGCGTCCACCCGACTCTCAATTGTTGTGCCGATCGCGTTGTTTCTGATCTTCGTGCTCCTCTATTCCACCTTTAATGCGGCCCGCCCGGCCATCCTGATTTTTCTGAACGTGCCCTTGGCAGCCACGGGCGGAATCTTTGCCTTAGCCGTTCGCGGCATGCCGTTTTCCATTTCAGCCGGGGTCGGCTTTATCGCGCTCTTCGGGGTCGCCGTACTGAATGGGGTCGTTCTGATGTCCTACGTTCTCGATCTGCAAAAGAAGGGGCTCTCGCGAGAAGAGGCAGCCACTCAGGGTGCCTTGATCCGGCTGCGCCCCGTGCTCATGACCGCGTTGGTGGCCAGCCTCGGGTTTGTTCCTATGGCCCTGTCCACTTCGGCAGGTGCGGAGGTACAGCGGCCACTCGCGACCGTCGTCATCGGTGGACTGGTGACGTCTACCGCCCTGACCCTTCTGGTGCTGCCAACGCTGTATGTCTGTGAAGAGCGCTTCCAAGAAGCCTGGCTTCAGCGAAAGAAGAAGGGGGAGGAAGTCCCCGAGGCATCCATACAAAAAGCATAG